From Xyrauchen texanus isolate HMW12.3.18 chromosome 12, RBS_HiC_50CHRs, whole genome shotgun sequence, one genomic window encodes:
- the LOC127652486 gene encoding KN motif and ankyrin repeat domain-containing protein 2-like, whose amino-acid sequence MTIMAQVLHMDTSFPGKINSPAPPSLHRKDQEAPYSVETPYGYRLDLDFLKYVNDIEKGNTIKKVPVQRRPRYGSLPRSYGFTGSWWTSTESLCSNASIDSRHSSYSYCAPGFHSTQLPNFSTARVEKTLLDARRKLEEEKDGRRFSNLGSMHSSVAGSNTSLSSAHSFSRAQGGGSYTPVSSGLSTPVSPTPAHLQHVREQMAVALRKIRELEEQVKTIPVLQVKISVLQEEKRQLSVQLKSQKFLGHKLGFSRSHPRGELYIDIPEEDVGNGAGATNRAAGSLSPTTPGSLQDSGCEIEETVIVGGARPGTKREVRTVGVGPDVEERGYCQVGVGVREEDLGVLPEAEALKTKVGILEVQLRKTMQELQSAQQQVEAAQRERQVLPPQVDHAVKATCLGWQEQQCQAGAGLHTIVSFTQQPHQQRTVGIQVYTLEQPTVVGVGTLLRAQSCSSPAQPMSAGTLEGPRRRHAESLGTEESPREFPIAISSKQVREVLKSEVSKSVPVTNQATVMETKCSQVAPVCQWLKEGEISQQSSKETFQRDATKPASPQSTLRSIIKRKADGEPGSPYTKKNLQFTGVNGGYESTSSEESSSESSEDESDASEYHEATEKLLESAAQQPLVTPCRPASPKSSETAASQTTQHSTAQSPANDTAPLQSTSQSQAMDAATQQHVTQSPAAEENSQHCTSQSTVAPAAHPEGVIQSTEAKLVLQTHTSQSTATEQNSVQLSATSTVLQNAMVQSKSTDSNVQQSPNQLEASGLDAQQTTTRSRSTGAKPQKDASQPNTTDQQADTQTQSTDASAKQDIAISSNNNPTANLTNKQDSKLELSGSLVAALHTLQKALSEPNAFSHQEARTAYTMVLQEWLRVSCHKAADTAVVKAYMDTFASISPQLLEFIINMADGNGNTTLHYTVSHSNFPVVKLLLDTGLCNADKQNKAGYTAIMLTALAAFNSDSDLQTVLQLLRTGDVNAKASQAGQTALMLAVSHGRGDMVKALLSCGAQVNLRDDDGSTALMCACEHGHVDIVRQLLSMPGCDATLTDNDGSTALSIALEASQNDIAVLLYAHLNFAKPPSPVSPKCPILGSSPPSSELK is encoded by the exons CCTCCTTGCACAGAAAGGACCAAGAGGCTCCATATTCAGTCGAGACCCCTTATGGATATCGTCTGGACCTGGACTTCCTCAAGTATGTCAATGATATTGAGAAAGGCAACACTATTAAAAAGGTGCCCGTACAACGGCGCCCACGTTATGGCTCACTTCCACGTAGCTACGGCTTTACTGGCTCCTGGTGGACCTCCACTGAGTCACTGTGCTCCAATGCCAGCATTGACAGCCGTCACTCATCGTACTCCTATTGTGCACCAGGCTTCCACAGCACACAGCTGCCCAATTTCAGTACGGCTCGTGTGGAGAAGACCTTGTTGGACGCCCGTCGCAAGCTGGAGGAAGAGAAGGATGGCCGCCGCTTCTCCAACCTGGGCAGCATGCACAGCAGCGTCGCCGGATCCAACACCTCCCTTTCCAGTGCGCACAGCTTCAGTCGTGCCCAGGGAGGTGGCTCCTATACGCCAGTAAGCTCTGGCTTGTCCACACCCGTGTCACCCACACCTGCCCATTTACAGCACGTACGAGAGCAGATGGCTGTTGCTCTACGGAAAATCCGGGAGCTTGAGGAGCAGGTGAAAACCATCCCAGTGCTGCAAGTGAAGATATCTGTGCTCCAGGAGGAGAAGAGGCAGCTCAGTGTGCAGCTCAAGAGTCAGAAGTTCCTGGGCCACAAGCTTGGGTTCAGTCGGAGCCATCCACGTGGAGAGCTCTACATCGACATACCCGAGGAGGATGTGGGAAATGGTGCAGGAGCCACAAACAGAGCTGCAGGAAGCCTTTCCCCTACCACCCCAGGCTCCCTCCAGGACTCAGGCTGTGAAATTGAGGAGACGGTAATTGTCGGTGGAGCACGTCCAGGTACAAAAAGGGAGGTGCGAACCGTAGGTgtggggccagatgtggaggaaAGGGGCTATTGTCAAGTAGGCGTAGGGGTGCGAGAGGAGGACTTGGGAGTACTGCCTGAAGCCGAAGCTCTAAAGACTAAGGTGGGGATTTTGGAGGTTCAGCTAAGGAAGACTATGCAGGAACTGCAGAGTGCTCAGCAGCAAGTGGAagcagcacagagagagaggcaGGTTCTTCCTCCTCAGGTGGACCATGCGGTGAAGGCCACCTGTCTGGGCTGGCAGGAACAACAGTGTCAGGCTGGTGCAGGCCTGCACACCATTGTCAGTTTCACCCAGCAGCCCCATCAGCAGAGGACAGTGGGAATCCAGGTGTACACGTTGGAGCAACCCACAGTTGTGGGTGTGGGGACACTGCTGCGAGCCCAGAGTTGCAGTTCTCCTGCTCAGCCCATGTCTGCAGGCACACTGGAGGGGCCCCGCAGAAGACATGCAGAGTCCCTAGGAACAGAGG AATCCCCACGCGAGTTTCCCATTGCAATAAGCTCTAAGCAGGTGCGAGAGGTCTTGAAGAGTGAAGTGTCCAAATCAGTGCCAGTGACCAACCAGGCAACCGTCATGGAGACAAAGTGCAGCCAAGTGGCTCCTGTCTGCCAGTGGCTAAAAGAGGGAGAGATTAGCCAGCAGTCATCAAAAGAAACCTTCCAAAGAGATGCCACAAAACCAG CCTCCCCTCAGTCCACCCTGAGGTCAATCATAAAAAGAAAGGCTGATGGGGAGCCTGGTTCTCCATACACTAAAAAGAACCTGCAGTTTACTGGAGTCAATGGAGG TTACGAGTCGACATCCTCTGAGGAAAGCAGCTCGGAAAGTTCGGAGGATGAGAGTGATGCAAGCGAATACCACGAGGCTACAGAGAAACTTCTGGAATCTGCAGCTCAGCAGCCTCTGGTGACCCCCTGCAGACCTGCTTCTCCCAAATCCAGTGAGACAGCAGCTTCACAAACAACTCAGCACAGCACTGCCCAGTCACCAGCCAATGATACTGCACCACTACAAAGCACCAGCCAATCACAAGCCATGGATGCAGCTACCCAGCAACATGTTACCCAATCACCAGCAGCAGAGGAAAACTCACAGCACTGTACCAGCCAATCAACAGTTGCTCCTGCGGCACATCCAGAAGGTGTTATTCAATCCACAGAGGCAAAACTCGTTCTTCAAACGCATACCTCTCAAAGCACTGCCACAGAACAAAACTCTGTCCAGTTATCAGCCACCAGCACTGTACTACAGAATGCTATGGTTCAATCCAAATCCACTGATTCAAATGTACAGCAAAGTCCAAACCAGCTAGAGGCGTCAGGCCTTGATGCTCAGCAGACGACCACTCGATCACGATCTACAGGTGCCAAACCTCAGAAAGATGCTAGCCAACCAAATACCACTGACCAACAAGCAGATACACAGACACAATCTACTGATGCCTCAGCAAAACAGGACATAGCCATATCCTCCAACAACAATCCAACTGCAAACCTAACTAATAAACAAGACAGCAA actggAATTGAGTGGCAGTCTCGTGGCAGCTCTTCATACCTTGCAAAAAGCTCTCAGTGAACCAAATGCATTTAGCCATCAAGAAGCG AGGACAGCCTACACCATGGTATTGCAGGAGTGGCTGCGAGTGTCCTGTCACAAAGCTGCTGACACTGCAGTTGTTAAGGCATACATGGACACTTTTGCCTCCATTTCCCCTCAGCTACTAGAGTTCATCATCAACATGGCTGACGGCAATGGAAACACGACTCTGCACTATACTGTCTCTCACTCTAACTTCCCTGTTGTCAAACTGCTGCTGGATACGG GTCTCTGCAATGCCGACAAGCAGAACAAGGCTGGTTACACGGCTATCATGTTGACAGCTCTGGCTGCCTTTAATTCTGACAGTGACCTTCAAACCGTCCTACAACTGCTCCGCACAGGCGACGTCAATGCCAAGGCTAGCCAG GCAGGGCAGACAGCACTGATGCTGGCGGTCAGTCACGGCAGAGGGGACATGGTGAAAGCTCTGCTGTCCTGTGGTGCCCAGGTGAACCTGCGTGATGATGATGGATCCACAGCACTCATGTGTGCCTGTGAGCATGGGCATGTGGACATTGTGCGCCAGCTACTGTCCATGCCAGGCTGTGACGCCACACTCACTGATAAT GATGGCAGCACAGCTCTCTCCATTGCACTGGAGGCCAGTCAGAATGACATCGCTGTGCTTCTATATGCACACCTCAATTTTGCAAAGCCGCCTTCCCCT GTGTCACCAAAGTGTCCAATTTTGGGATCTTCTCCTCCCTCCTCAGAATTGAAGTGA
- the LOC127652732 gene encoding hemoglobin embryonic subunit alpha-like: protein MSLSVKDKEAVKTFFGKVGSKAEDIGNEALSRTLSVYPQTKTYFSHWADLSPGSPQVRKHGLTVMNGVLTAVGLIDDLKGGLLTLSELHAYMLRVDPANFKIINHNIIVVLAMMFPDDFTPEVHVSVDKFLALVSLALAEKYR from the exons ATGAGTCTTTCAGTAAAAGACAAAGAGGCGGTGAAGACCTTCTTTGGCAAAGTTGGCTCTAAGGCTGAGGACATCGGCAACGAGGCTCTGTCAAG GACCCTGTCGGTTTACCCTCAAACGAAGACGTACTTCTCCCATTGGGCAGACCTGAGCCCTGGCTCACCTCAGGTGAGAAAACATGGGCTGACGGTAATGAACGGAGTCCTCACCGCTGTCGGTCTGATCGATGATCTCAAGGGCGGTCTGCTCACTCTCAGCGAGCTGCACGCATACATGCTGCGTGTGGACCCCGCTAACTTCAAG ATCATCAATCACAATATCATTGTGGTGCTCGCCATGATGTTTCCTGATGACTTCACTCCTGAAGTGCACGTGTCTGTGGACAAGTTCCTCGCTCTGGTCAGCCTGGCCCTCGCTGAGAAGTACCGCTAA